The proteins below are encoded in one region of Polynucleobacter sp. AP-Nino-20-G2:
- a CDS encoding TSUP family transporter, which translates to MFDLSIFDISLLIACALMAGLVDSIIGGGGMIQVPALFAVLPGFPPATLLSVNKLASIVGTIGAAIQYSRANKSPWGLVIISSIFAFLASVAGAFLVTQLPTQWLRGALPFLLLALLIFNIKSNAGLIHAPKHQHHKQKAIASTGAGIIGFYDGFLGPGAGAFYKIFYTRILGFDFLRSAAPAKFLNIASNFGALCVFLYLGYFDWKLGILMAIANLLGGQIGTSIAIKHGNVFIRRGFFILVTILIVKTFYDAFLK; encoded by the coding sequence ATGTTTGACCTCTCTATATTCGACATCAGCCTTTTAATCGCCTGCGCCCTCATGGCCGGCCTAGTGGATTCTATTATTGGTGGCGGTGGAATGATTCAGGTTCCAGCCCTTTTCGCGGTTTTACCGGGCTTTCCGCCTGCCACACTACTTTCCGTCAACAAATTAGCTTCGATTGTTGGAACTATTGGTGCGGCCATTCAGTACAGTCGGGCCAATAAAAGTCCTTGGGGGCTAGTAATCATTTCTTCTATATTTGCTTTCTTGGCATCTGTCGCCGGAGCATTTTTAGTAACACAACTACCAACCCAGTGGCTTCGCGGCGCATTGCCATTTCTACTATTAGCTCTATTGATATTTAATATCAAATCCAATGCTGGATTAATTCATGCGCCAAAGCACCAACACCACAAGCAAAAAGCTATCGCCTCCACGGGCGCTGGAATCATTGGTTTTTATGACGGCTTTCTAGGGCCAGGTGCGGGCGCCTTTTACAAAATCTTTTATACCCGAATATTGGGGTTTGACTTCCTTCGCTCCGCAGCGCCTGCGAAGTTTCTCAATATCGCATCCAATTTTGGGGCACTTTGCGTCTTTTTATATCTCGGCTATTTTGACTGGAAATTAGGTATTTTGATGGCGATTGCGAATCTACTTGGTGGCCAAATTGGCACAAGCATCGCCATTAAGCATGGCAATGTATTTATTCGCAGGGGATTCTTTATTTTAGTAACCATCCTCATTGTCAAAACTTTTTATGATGCTTTTTTGAAGTAA
- a CDS encoding pseudouridine synthase produces the protein MKINSEGVSSSRVYLPAGQSYANLLEFFVSKFPHINVSEWNARFGEGLVMTLEGERVAAHDTYLPNTHLLYFRRLAREPEIPFEEVVLYHDDHILVADKPHFLPVTPSGLYLQQTLLNRLRRITGLQHLSPLHRIDRDTAGLVVFSVQAHERGAYQNLFRDRVVTKVYEAIAPYAEDLAAKLPMTYQSRLEESEHFLQMREVAGDFNTDTLIELIEVMRPWARYRLTPGSGKKHQLRCHLNALGIPIQHDQIYPILTPYQEYDLDFSKPLQLLAKEIAFKDPITGEDRIFISQRQLGSDD, from the coding sequence ATGAAAATCAATTCCGAAGGAGTGTCTTCATCGCGGGTGTATCTGCCTGCAGGCCAGTCATATGCGAACTTGCTAGAGTTTTTTGTCAGCAAGTTTCCTCATATTAATGTTTCGGAGTGGAATGCTAGATTTGGTGAAGGTCTTGTAATGACCCTAGAAGGTGAGCGAGTGGCAGCTCATGATACTTATCTACCGAACACCCATTTACTGTATTTCAGGCGCCTAGCTCGCGAACCAGAGATTCCTTTTGAGGAGGTAGTTCTGTATCACGATGACCATATTTTGGTTGCGGATAAACCTCATTTTTTACCCGTTACTCCAAGCGGTCTGTATTTGCAGCAAACACTCTTAAATCGATTGAGGCGAATTACTGGCTTGCAGCATTTGAGTCCTTTGCATCGCATTGATCGAGATACCGCTGGCTTGGTTGTCTTTTCAGTGCAAGCCCATGAGCGTGGTGCGTATCAGAATTTATTTCGAGATCGTGTGGTAACAAAGGTATACGAGGCAATCGCACCTTACGCCGAAGATCTGGCGGCAAAGTTGCCCATGACCTATCAAAGTCGCCTAGAGGAGTCTGAACATTTCTTGCAAATGAGAGAGGTGGCCGGCGACTTCAATACTGATACCTTGATTGAGTTAATTGAAGTGATGAGACCCTGGGCTAGATATCGGCTTACGCCAGGCAGCGGCAAGAAACATCAATTACGCTGTCATCTCAATGCTCTGGGCATACCCATTCAGCATGATCAGATTTACCCCATTCTGACTCCTTATCAAGAATATGACTTAGACTTTTCAAAGCCTTTACAGCTTTTAGCAAAGGAAATTGCATTTAAGGATCCAATCACGGGTGAGGACAGGATTTTTATCAGTCAAAGACAGTTGGGCTCAGATGACTAA
- the modA gene encoding molybdate ABC transporter substrate-binding protein translates to MKLFKCLFYFSLWMYVSIAVGQTTSVAVASNMKDAFTEIYTAFKVNRKSDVRVVYGSSGNFATQILNGAPFNIFIAADEQFPLELYRQGKTMDSGKVYALGKLALIAGKASDIKLTNDKAELARVIAKANKIAIAKPELAPYGKAAIEYLKAEGLWDQAKAKLVYGDNVGAATMFVATGAADVGFTALSLAQSPQIAKETRYLQVSEGLYEPIKQRMVVIKDAPQEAIDLYQFMQSPKARDILLKHGYSLPK, encoded by the coding sequence TTGAAGTTATTTAAGTGCCTATTTTATTTTTCGTTGTGGATGTATGTCTCTATTGCGGTCGGCCAAACCACTTCAGTAGCGGTAGCTTCCAATATGAAAGACGCCTTCACGGAAATATATACCGCGTTTAAAGTAAATAGAAAATCGGATGTGAGGGTGGTTTATGGCTCCTCTGGAAACTTTGCGACGCAGATATTGAATGGTGCGCCGTTCAATATCTTTATTGCCGCCGATGAGCAATTTCCTTTGGAGTTGTATAGGCAGGGAAAAACCATGGATTCGGGCAAGGTGTACGCCCTTGGAAAACTCGCGCTGATTGCTGGTAAGGCATCCGATATCAAGCTCACAAATGACAAGGCTGAGTTAGCAAGGGTCATAGCAAAGGCCAATAAGATTGCTATTGCCAAACCAGAGCTAGCGCCTTATGGCAAGGCGGCAATTGAGTATTTAAAGGCTGAAGGCTTATGGGATCAAGCCAAGGCTAAATTGGTTTATGGCGATAATGTGGGTGCAGCGACTATGTTTGTTGCCACCGGGGCGGCCGATGTTGGCTTCACCGCCTTATCTCTTGCGCAATCACCACAAATTGCTAAGGAGACTCGTTACCTACAAGTTAGTGAAGGGCTATACGAGCCGATCAAACAAAGAATGGTGGTCATTAAAGATGCTCCACAAGAAGCCATCGACCTCTATCAATTTATGCAATCGCCTAAGGCGAGGGATATATTGTTAAAGCATGGGTATAGTTTGCCAAAGTAA
- a CDS encoding DUF2789 family protein — protein MNSTFHPLTELFEQLGLPSDRISIENFLCKHAPMKPSIVLSEADFWTPDQRNFLNEELLNDADWAEAIDLLNSQLRQSC, from the coding sequence ATGAACTCAACATTTCATCCTTTAACGGAGCTTTTTGAGCAATTGGGGCTCCCTTCAGATCGTATATCAATTGAAAATTTTTTATGCAAACATGCCCCAATGAAGCCATCTATTGTTTTGTCGGAGGCAGATTTTTGGACCCCAGATCAGCGCAATTTTTTAAACGAGGAATTGCTAAATGACGCCGACTGGGCAGAGGCCATTGATTTACTCAATAGCCAACTCAGGCAATCTTGTTAG
- the fumC gene encoding class II fumarate hydratase: MDKVRSEHDSFGAIEVPATALWGAQTQRSLLHFHISTEKMPVEFIEALAYVKKACIAVNGRAGRLPAHKVDTLLAAVNEVLRGEHSSEFPLSIWQTGSATQTNMNMNEVLANRAVQLLGGVLGLDHYIHPNDDVNLGQSSNDVIPTAIHVAVVCQLHQYLLPSLRELIHDLSEKEQHFSSVIKVGRTHLQDAVPITLGQEFSGYVQQLEIAIGAIDLAMPGLYELAIGGSAVGTGINAPRHYGEHVSAELKHLLGFPFVSAPNKFSALAGCEALVFAHGALKLLATALMKISTDIRWMSSGPRSGLGEIFIPENEPGSSIMPGKVNPTQCEVLAMICYQVLGNDMVIGLSAASGNFELNVFRPVILHNFLQSIRLLSDGITSFSRYCIQGIEPNLPRIDRLMRDSLMLVTALNPYIGYDKAASIAKQAYEKNISLREATIASGFLSSEEFDLWVDPSKLI, from the coding sequence ATGGATAAAGTCAGAAGTGAGCATGATAGTTTTGGTGCTATTGAAGTGCCAGCCACGGCTTTGTGGGGCGCCCAGACCCAAAGGTCTTTATTGCATTTCCATATCTCGACCGAGAAGATGCCTGTTGAATTTATTGAGGCATTGGCATATGTCAAGAAGGCTTGTATAGCGGTGAATGGCAGGGCGGGGCGGTTGCCTGCCCATAAGGTGGATACCCTATTGGCTGCGGTCAATGAGGTTCTCCGCGGCGAACATTCCTCTGAATTTCCACTTTCGATATGGCAGACGGGTTCGGCAACCCAAACCAATATGAATATGAATGAAGTATTGGCGAATCGAGCAGTTCAACTTCTGGGAGGTGTGCTTGGATTAGATCATTACATTCATCCAAATGACGATGTCAATTTGGGGCAATCATCAAATGATGTGATACCTACGGCGATTCATGTTGCAGTTGTGTGTCAGCTACATCAGTATCTTTTGCCTAGTTTGCGTGAATTAATTCATGATCTGTCTGAAAAAGAACAACATTTTTCATCTGTGATTAAGGTTGGTAGAACGCATTTGCAAGATGCTGTTCCAATCACTTTGGGTCAAGAGTTTTCTGGCTATGTTCAGCAATTAGAGATTGCGATCGGGGCGATCGACTTGGCGATGCCCGGTCTTTATGAATTAGCAATTGGAGGCTCCGCCGTCGGCACGGGTATCAATGCCCCGAGGCATTATGGTGAACATGTTAGTGCTGAGCTCAAGCATCTCTTGGGTTTTCCGTTTGTATCAGCGCCAAATAAATTTTCTGCGCTTGCCGGTTGTGAGGCACTTGTTTTTGCTCATGGGGCTCTAAAGTTGCTGGCAACCGCGCTCATGAAAATTTCCACAGATATTCGGTGGATGTCCTCTGGACCAAGGTCGGGCTTGGGTGAAATTTTCATTCCTGAAAATGAGCCAGGGAGTTCAATCATGCCGGGAAAGGTAAATCCTACCCAATGCGAAGTACTCGCCATGATTTGCTATCAAGTGTTAGGTAATGACATGGTGATTGGGCTAAGTGCTGCCTCTGGAAATTTTGAATTGAATGTATTTAGGCCAGTCATTCTGCATAATTTTTTACAAAGTATTAGGTTGCTAAGCGACGGAATCACATCATTTTCTAGGTACTGCATTCAGGGGATTGAGCCAAATCTCCCCAGAATTGATCGGTTGATGCGGGATTCATTGATGCTTGTAACTGCCTTAAATCCATATATTGGGTATGACAAAGCGGCTAGCATTGCCAAGCAGGCCTATGAAAAAAATATCAGCTTGAGAGAGGCTACGATTGCTAGTGGTTTTCTTAGTTCAGAAGAATTTGATCTGTGGGTGGATCCTAGTAAATTGATCTAA
- a CDS encoding bacterioferritin, producing the protein MTTEHSKAAVQALNKIMELELAGVVKYTHYSLMVFGYNRIPIVSWLKGNATESLDHAYKAGELVTLLGGHPSLRIGSLLETERHDIGDILRESLEHETLALAAYYDLLKISTSTHPETNGVQSVLLEEYAREMIVQEEMHLDEVNKMLRKPGDIASFIQ; encoded by the coding sequence ATGACTACCGAGCATTCTAAGGCAGCCGTTCAGGCGCTGAATAAGATCATGGAACTGGAATTGGCTGGGGTTGTAAAGTACACCCACTATTCCTTGATGGTCTTTGGTTACAACCGAATTCCAATCGTCTCTTGGCTCAAAGGTAATGCCACTGAAAGTTTGGATCATGCGTATAAAGCGGGGGAGCTTGTCACTTTGCTGGGTGGTCATCCATCTCTAAGAATTGGCTCTCTGCTGGAAACAGAGCGGCACGATATTGGTGATATTTTGCGTGAAAGCTTAGAGCACGAAACCCTTGCTTTAGCTGCCTACTATGACCTATTGAAGATTTCTACCTCCACTCATCCAGAAACTAACGGGGTTCAGTCTGTACTCCTAGAGGAATATGCCAGAGAGATGATTGTGCAAGAGGAGATGCATCTTGATGAGGTGAATAAGATGCTGAGAAAGCCTGGCGACATTGCTTCCTTCATTCAGTAA
- a CDS encoding NADPH-dependent FMN reductase, giving the protein MGNLQIAIVVGSLRKDSINKQLANAIVKMAPTSVDFKFVEIGNLPLYNQDDDEHQAESVRKLKADIHQCDAVLFITPEYNRSIPGVLKNALDHGSRPYGQNAWAKKPAAIIGISPSPVGTAIAQQHLRGILAALDMPTLCQPEMFLQLKDSFFDGSGNVNEASRKFIKSWIDRFINWASINKGI; this is encoded by the coding sequence ATGGGAAATCTACAAATAGCGATAGTAGTAGGTAGTTTGCGCAAAGATTCTATTAATAAGCAATTGGCCAACGCTATCGTGAAAATGGCCCCTACCAGTGTTGATTTTAAGTTCGTAGAAATTGGAAATTTACCTCTCTACAACCAAGATGATGATGAGCATCAAGCGGAATCAGTTCGGAAGTTAAAGGCGGATATTCATCAATGCGATGCGGTCCTATTTATTACCCCTGAATACAACAGATCAATACCCGGAGTTCTTAAAAATGCCTTAGATCATGGATCAAGGCCTTATGGACAAAATGCATGGGCGAAGAAGCCGGCGGCCATTATTGGAATTTCACCAAGTCCCGTCGGCACCGCAATTGCCCAACAACATTTACGGGGTATCTTAGCGGCATTAGACATGCCTACCTTATGCCAGCCTGAAATGTTCCTACAATTAAAAGATAGTTTTTTCGACGGGTCAGGCAATGTAAATGAGGCTAGTCGTAAATTTATAAAAAGTTGGATAGATCGATTCATCAATTGGGCATCCATTAATAAGGGAATTTAA
- a CDS encoding RNB domain-containing ribonuclease, which yields MMVRGLEPEFSFQVREQLNQMNEPAIDHDPSIVDLRSLPWCSIDNDDSKDLDQLTVTKKTNHSGWNLLVAIADVDALVGKDSPIDEHALMNTRSVYTSARVFPMLPLKLSNNLSSLNPGEDRLAMVCEMHFSEEGVLEKSLIYRALVHNRAQLAYDAVSDWLEGKGELPEPAQMVAGMDAQLRKQDALAQVLRVKRHERGSLEFDIFQPRASFDGEAISEIKQQPHNRARQLIEEFMIATNGCTSRFLSNAGIYSIRRVVRSPERWLRIVALALEHAYVLPDQPNAQALEKFLAKQHREDPVRFPDLSLQIVKLMGSGEYIAEKPSNEPIGHFGLAVSDYMHSTAPNRRYPDIITLRLIKSVLAGKPPPYSVPELKYLAQHCTLQEDAARKVERQLRKSEAALLLKPRIGQSFDGVVSGVNDKGTWVRIFDPPVEGKLVHSLEDFPLGTLLRVKLIYTHVPLGFIDFSPI from the coding sequence ATGATGGTTCGTGGACTTGAGCCAGAATTTTCATTTCAAGTTCGGGAGCAGTTAAATCAAATGAATGAGCCGGCCATCGATCATGATCCATCGATTGTCGATTTAAGAAGTCTGCCCTGGTGCTCAATTGACAATGATGATTCAAAAGATTTGGACCAACTCACCGTCACCAAGAAGACCAATCATAGCGGCTGGAATCTTTTAGTGGCCATTGCGGATGTGGATGCCTTGGTCGGTAAAGATTCCCCCATTGACGAGCACGCCCTTATGAATACCCGCTCAGTCTATACGTCGGCCAGAGTATTTCCAATGCTACCCTTGAAGCTGTCCAATAATCTAAGCTCCTTAAATCCCGGTGAAGATCGATTGGCTATGGTTTGTGAAATGCATTTCTCAGAAGAGGGTGTTCTAGAGAAGTCATTAATCTATAGGGCTTTAGTTCATAACCGAGCACAGCTGGCTTACGATGCGGTATCAGATTGGCTGGAGGGCAAGGGTGAGCTACCTGAGCCCGCACAAATGGTGGCTGGTATGGATGCGCAACTCAGAAAGCAGGATGCCCTTGCGCAGGTTCTGAGGGTGAAGCGCCATGAGCGCGGATCTTTGGAGTTCGATATTTTCCAGCCAAGAGCAAGTTTTGATGGTGAAGCTATTTCTGAAATTAAACAGCAACCCCACAATCGGGCCCGCCAATTGATTGAGGAGTTCATGATCGCCACCAATGGCTGTACCTCCCGTTTTTTGTCGAATGCGGGTATTTATTCGATTCGTAGGGTAGTGCGCTCCCCTGAGAGGTGGTTACGTATTGTGGCTTTGGCGCTAGAGCATGCTTATGTTTTGCCGGATCAGCCCAATGCGCAGGCGCTAGAGAAGTTTTTGGCCAAGCAGCACCGCGAAGACCCAGTGAGATTTCCTGATCTGTCGTTACAAATTGTGAAGTTAATGGGCTCCGGAGAATATATCGCTGAAAAGCCGTCTAATGAGCCTATTGGCCATTTTGGTTTGGCGGTGAGCGACTATATGCATTCCACGGCACCTAATCGGCGATATCCAGACATTATTACCCTGCGCCTCATCAAATCAGTGTTGGCTGGTAAGCCACCGCCCTACAGTGTTCCGGAATTGAAATATTTGGCACAGCATTGCACATTGCAGGAAGATGCCGCCAGGAAAGTAGAGCGTCAGTTACGTAAGTCTGAGGCAGCTCTATTGCTAAAACCCCGAATTGGGCAAAGTTTCGATGGGGTTGTATCGGGGGTGAATGATAAGGGTACGTGGGTGCGGATTTTTGATCCTCCGGTTGAGGGTAAGTTGGTGCATAGCCTGGAGGATTTCCCGTTGGGTACGCTATTGCGTGTGAAGTTAATTTATACCCATGTACCGCTTGGCTTTATCGATTTTTCCCCAATATAA
- a CDS encoding heavy-metal-associated domain-containing protein: MASINLNVQGISSASCIQIITKALKSLSDISSIHVDWESGRVQVLRLNNESSDIIHLLNQAGYHASLDLDEQ; this comes from the coding sequence ATGGCTTCAATTAATTTAAATGTTCAAGGAATTTCCTCAGCCTCTTGTATTCAGATAATTACAAAGGCACTGAAGTCTTTATCGGATATCAGTAGCATCCATGTTGACTGGGAGTCGGGTCGAGTTCAGGTGCTTAGGTTGAATAATGAATCGTCAGACATTATTCACTTGCTCAATCAGGCTGGCTACCATGCGAGTCTGGATTTGGACGAACAGTAG
- a CDS encoding HD domain-containing phosphohydrolase, whose translation MMTSENRSDKNQELLDRIINSFQIRMFWKDKDSRFIDCNQAFAEDAGFKTPAEVIGKTEFDMPWTSDEANYHLQTDRTLMANGEPILSFEQALTRSGNRKSWILTSKIPTRNNSGDIDGILVLYQDMTFIKELEKEGYKVNRAYQLLRSANKAIISATDESSLFKQLCDSIVAHGYKMAWIGSLESDPAKTVRPVISAGSQDHYLESIKISWADDVFGHGPTGTAGREGRVIVNQNFLTNPDTLPWRESAIKHGYQSSIALPLRNGLGSIFAVLTIYGAEPNAFHEDEASKLDELAQLLSYGHEALLEREKRFDVMVKSVAALAATVESRDPYTAGHQNRVAKIAFAIAQDMGLDADTCNGIKLAASIHDIGKMQVPIEILTKPTKLSTLEMDMIKIHPQVGYEILKDIPFPWPVAEMVHQHHERYDGSGYPLGLKGTEIVLGARIIAVADALEAISSHRPYRPARGMDVAMKELETQRDILFDPSAVDSCIRLLNAGQLPT comes from the coding sequence ATGATGACATCAGAGAATCGTTCAGATAAAAATCAAGAGCTCTTAGACCGCATTATTAATTCATTCCAAATTCGGATGTTTTGGAAGGATAAGGATTCTCGATTTATCGACTGCAATCAAGCATTCGCTGAAGATGCAGGCTTTAAAACTCCTGCAGAAGTTATTGGTAAAACAGAGTTTGATATGCCCTGGACGAGCGATGAGGCTAACTACCACCTGCAGACTGATCGCACACTCATGGCCAATGGCGAGCCAATACTTTCATTTGAGCAGGCACTTACTCGGTCGGGCAATAGGAAAAGCTGGATTCTGACATCGAAAATACCTACTCGAAATAATAGTGGTGATATTGATGGAATCCTGGTGCTCTATCAGGATATGACATTTATCAAAGAGCTGGAAAAAGAAGGCTACAAAGTAAATCGGGCATATCAGTTATTACGTAGCGCTAATAAAGCTATTATTTCAGCCACCGATGAATCGTCACTATTTAAGCAGCTATGTGATTCTATTGTTGCCCATGGCTACAAAATGGCTTGGATTGGGAGCTTGGAGTCGGATCCAGCAAAGACGGTTCGGCCCGTTATCTCAGCAGGCTCTCAAGACCATTATTTGGAAAGCATCAAAATTAGCTGGGCAGATGATGTCTTTGGCCACGGCCCAACTGGAACCGCCGGCAGAGAGGGTCGAGTTATTGTTAATCAAAATTTCTTAACAAACCCAGACACGTTGCCTTGGCGAGAATCAGCCATCAAACATGGCTACCAGTCTAGTATTGCGCTACCCCTAAGAAATGGATTGGGATCTATATTCGCAGTTCTCACAATTTATGGCGCAGAACCCAATGCTTTTCATGAAGATGAAGCTTCAAAGCTAGATGAGCTGGCGCAATTGCTGTCTTATGGACATGAAGCACTACTTGAGCGAGAAAAGCGTTTTGATGTGATGGTCAAATCGGTTGCAGCCCTGGCGGCAACTGTCGAATCTAGAGATCCCTACACAGCGGGACATCAAAACCGGGTGGCTAAAATTGCATTTGCAATTGCGCAAGATATGGGCTTAGATGCAGATACCTGTAATGGAATCAAATTAGCTGCCTCCATTCATGACATCGGGAAGATGCAGGTTCCTATTGAAATTTTGACTAAACCCACCAAGCTCTCAACACTGGAGATGGATATGATCAAAATTCATCCACAAGTGGGTTATGAAATACTCAAAGACATTCCCTTTCCTTGGCCGGTTGCAGAAATGGTTCACCAGCACCACGAGCGCTATGATGGCTCCGGATACCCCTTAGGCCTCAAGGGAACAGAAATCGTGCTCGGAGCCCGCATTATTGCTGTAGCCGATGCGCTTGAAGCCATCTCTTCTCATAGGCCATATAGACCCGCACGAGGAATGGATGTGGCAATGAAGGAACTAGAGACTCAGCGAGATATCTTATTTGACCCAAGTGCTGTTGATAGTTGCATCCGCCTTCTGAATGCAGGCCAACTTCCAACTTAA
- the dusA gene encoding tRNA dihydrouridine(20/20a) synthase DusA: MTEIRQSERPDSPVNTGLQKKRLAVAPMMEWTDRHCRSFHRTLTKDAVLYTEMVTTGALIHGDVPRHLDYSQDQHPVVLQLGGSEPSDLAKAAELAQQWGYDEIDLNCGCPSERVQRGAFGACLMAEPKLVADCVKAMKSAVDTPITVKHRLGLDSMDAANSEADYQFALNFILAVADAGASQVTIHARNAVLKGLSPKENRSKPPLRYEVAAKLRLDAQKQFPNLKVLLNGGLESNEQIAGHWDDFDGFMVGRAAYHFPAMLLGWDDLIATDGEAAGYLFSETEWHRIQIALVKQVQAWYDECRSKDKPFYIGAFTRHILGLAHGRAGSRYWRQRLSDHHALAKVQSKAAIVDFFIDASLTLGDWAAFEFEGA, translated from the coding sequence ATGACCGAAATTAGGCAAAGCGAACGACCTGATAGCCCTGTAAATACGGGGCTTCAGAAGAAGCGACTGGCCGTGGCGCCCATGATGGAATGGACGGATCGCCATTGCCGCTCTTTTCATCGTACGCTGACTAAGGATGCCGTTCTTTATACAGAGATGGTGACAACGGGAGCGCTTATCCATGGCGATGTGCCGCGACACTTAGATTATTCCCAAGATCAACACCCAGTTGTATTGCAATTAGGTGGCTCGGAGCCATCTGATTTGGCTAAAGCGGCTGAGTTAGCACAGCAGTGGGGCTATGACGAGATTGATCTGAATTGCGGCTGCCCATCCGAACGTGTTCAACGCGGTGCTTTTGGTGCTTGCTTAATGGCTGAGCCTAAGTTGGTTGCTGATTGCGTTAAAGCAATGAAGTCGGCCGTTGATACCCCGATCACTGTAAAGCATCGGCTTGGCTTGGATTCAATGGATGCTGCTAACTCTGAGGCAGACTATCAATTTGCACTGAACTTTATTCTGGCCGTTGCTGATGCTGGCGCAAGCCAGGTCACCATTCATGCGCGTAATGCTGTGCTGAAGGGTTTATCTCCTAAAGAGAATCGCAGTAAGCCACCCCTTCGCTATGAAGTGGCGGCAAAGCTACGTTTAGATGCTCAAAAGCAATTTCCGAATTTGAAGGTTTTGCTCAATGGTGGACTAGAAAGTAATGAGCAAATTGCCGGCCACTGGGATGATTTTGATGGCTTTATGGTGGGCAGGGCGGCATATCATTTCCCAGCCATGTTGTTGGGCTGGGACGATCTCATCGCTACCGATGGCGAGGCAGCCGGGTATTTATTTAGCGAGACTGAATGGCATCGCATTCAGATTGCCTTAGTTAAGCAGGTTCAGGCCTGGTATGACGAATGCCGATCCAAAGACAAGCCTTTTTATATTGGAGCCTTTACCCGTCATATCCTGGGCTTAGCCCATGGTAGGGCAGGCTCCAGGTATTGGCGCCAACGCCTATCTGATCATCATGCCTTGGCTAAAGTCCAGAGCAAGGCCGCTATTGTGGATTTCTTTATCGATGCCAGCCTAACCCTCGGTGACTGGGCCGCCTTTGAGTTCGAGGGCGCTTAA
- a CDS encoding BrnT family toxin, which produces MRFEWEPKKASANLKKHGVSFEEAKSVFSDEGAKLISDPDHSEDEDRFILLGVSHALRAILVCHCYRSEGNAIRIISARKATPKESKAY; this is translated from the coding sequence TTGCGATTTGAATGGGAACCCAAAAAAGCTTCGGCTAATCTGAAAAAGCACGGCGTTTCGTTTGAAGAAGCGAAATCTGTGTTTTCTGATGAGGGTGCCAAATTAATTTCCGATCCCGATCATTCGGAGGATGAAGACAGATTTATTTTGCTAGGCGTAAGCCACGCTCTTCGGGCAATTTTGGTTTGCCATTGTTATCGAAGTGAAGGTAATGCCATTCGTATTATTTCGGCTCGTAAGGCGACGCCTAAAGAGTCAAAAGCTTATTAA
- a CDS encoding BrnA antitoxin family protein: MRKEYDFSKARKNPYASMLKKPITIRLDEDSVSYFKSVSEEVGIPYQSLINLYLRDCAASHKKLNLSWK; encoded by the coding sequence ATGCGTAAAGAATATGATTTCTCAAAAGCTCGTAAAAATCCATATGCTTCTATGCTCAAGAAGCCTATTACGATTCGTTTAGACGAAGATTCTGTTAGCTACTTTAAGTCCGTGTCAGAAGAAGTTGGCATTCCTTATCAAAGCCTCATTAATCTCTATTTGCGTGATTGTGCGGCATCTCATAAGAAGTTAAACCTTAGCTGGAAGTAG